One window of the Lactococcus lactis genome contains the following:
- a CDS encoding universal stress protein has protein sequence MVEEYKNILVAVDGSEQAYDALREAVGTAKLNHSHLKILYVLNDKLANIPVHLDTMTLYKSVQEHSDYVVEQVQEYLKGTEVDFEIVRLTGSPKREIINYANENNIDLVVIGSTGLDAIDRFIIGSTTQYIVNHASCNVMVIK, from the coding sequence ATGGTTGAAGAATATAAAAATATCTTAGTTGCAGTAGATGGTTCAGAACAAGCTTATGATGCCCTTCGTGAAGCGGTTGGCACAGCAAAATTAAATCATTCACATCTGAAAATATTGTATGTTTTAAATGATAAGTTAGCAAATATTCCAGTACATTTAGACACAATGACCTTGTATAAAAGTGTACAAGAGCATTCTGATTATGTTGTAGAGCAAGTTCAAGAATATCTTAAAGGCACAGAAGTTGATTTTGAGATTGTACGTTTAACTGGCAGCCCTAAAAGAGAAATTATTAATTATGCAAACGAAAATAATATCGATTTAGTTGTAATTGGGTCAACTGGTCTTGATGCGATTGATCGTTTTATCATTGGTTCAACAACACAGTATATTGTTAACCATGCCTCT